Proteins found in one Misgurnus anguillicaudatus chromosome 3, ASM2758022v2, whole genome shotgun sequence genomic segment:
- the fgfbp2b gene encoding fibroblast growth factor-binding protein 2b → MRALRSAALLIACFIGTFNAQAQSSHNNSNQGNNINHIESTNIKPKQPKENVGNEPISFNTKAKDSCSMVISGQTDSTKLRVSCKNKGKTYWCEFLGKPNLCKAYNNNPHHFFKQIMWDMRKLHNACQGPQVFKPHMCRSASDDVRMILHSSFPKISNLKPTQAPNVQNQPKLQQTKSSISTPKPPRQPPKPHQPAKPASKPVKPVVSKPASPRKPVKTITPRPTVAQGEDQSTKLAEEYCWESLQGVCSYFISWFQN, encoded by the coding sequence ATGAGAGCTTTACGGAGCGCTGCTCTCCTGATAGCCTGCTTCATCGGGACCTTCAATGCTCAGGCTCAAAGCAGCCACAACAACAGTAACCAAGGCAACAACATCAACCACATCGAGAGCACTAATATTAAGCCTAAGCAGCCTAAAGAAAATGTCGGAAATGAGCCTATTAGTTTCAACACCAAAGCCAAAGACTCTTGTAGCATGGTGATCTCCGGCCAGACTGACTCCACTAAGCTGCGTGTCTCCTGCAAGAACAAGGGCAAAACTTACTGGTGTGAATTTCTGGGCAAACCTAACTTGTGTAAGGCATACAACAACAACCCACACCACTTCTTCAAACAGATAATGTGGGACATGAGAAAGCTCCACAACGCCTGCCAGGGACCACAGGTATTCAAGCCACATATGTGCCGCTCTGCTTCAGATGATGTCCGAATGATACTCCACTCTTCCTTTCCCAAAATTTCCAACCTAAAGCCTACCCAAGCTCCTAATGTTCAGAACCAGCCAAAGCTGCAGCAGACCAAGTCCAGCATTAGCACCCCCAAACCTCCGAGACAACCACCGAAACCCCACcaaccagctaaaccagcatccaAACCAGTCAAGCCTGTTGTTTCGAAGCCTGCATCTCCACGTAAACCTGTCAAGACCATCACACCAAGACCCACCGTGGCGCAAGGGGAAGACCAATCCACCAAGCTGGCAGAGGAGTATTGCTGGGAGAGTCTTCAGGGTGTCTGCTCCTACTTTATAAGCTGGTTCCAGAATTAA
- the zmynd10 gene encoding zinc finger MYND domain-containing protein 10 translates to MDSVLLHGEAEMYIQSLERMSLREIGSPKWFRQHEFIEKLNMQAILNAKACQEEFIKDLLVSHGKVPTLIHALILTEVWKHKLFPIICKLKDFNPKSTFQIYMVIHHEATIINLLETIMYHKESSESADDAVVDLVDYCHRKLTLLAGRSVCGEIPAKDRITHVPLSDAASTQDLQRQSDMLEFEISVKALSVLCYITDHIESLSLSVLTRMLSTHNLPCVLVQLVENCPWNRGKKEKYTEGKWSPVLPEDHLKLSKHDGQVWIALLNLILKPDCQKKYDFNTFNKNQLLKLRGHLTDAVIDQLPNLVDLKNFLSQLALTDPAPPKKDLILEQLPEIWNNIVMENSNKWKAIAKHQVTHVFNPSENDLREQASRLAETYNLDVMENLIPDKPKCGACGRQGAKRCSRCQGEWYCNRECQVKHWPKHKPMCQLMTDAMQKLQKDLVIKS, encoded by the exons ATGGATTCAGTACTTCTACACGGAGAGGCTGAAATGTATATTCAAAGTCTGGAGAGGATGTCACTACGTGAAATCGGAAGTCCAAA GTGGTTTCGCCAGCACGAGTTCATTGAGAAACTTAATATGCAAGCTATTCTAAATGCTAAGGCCTGTCAAGAGGAATTTATCAAGGACCTTTTGGTTTCACATGGAAAG GTACCCACACTGATACATGCACTGATACTTACAGAAGTCTGGAAACATAAATTGTTTCCCATAATTTGCAAACTAAAAGACTTCAATCCAAAGAGCACATTTCAAATCTACATGGTG ATTCACCATGAAGCTACCATTATAAATCTCTTGGAGACAATTATGTACCACAAG GAGTCCAGTGAGTCGGCTGATGATGCAGTGGTTGACTTGGTGGATTACTGTCATCGTAAACTCACGCTGCTGGCAGGACGCTCTGTCTGTGGAGAGATCCCAGCTAAGGACCGAATTACACATGTACCGCTGTCAGATGCCGCATCAACACAG GATTTGCAAAGACAAAGTGATATGTTAGAGTTTGAGATCTCTGTCAAGGCTCTGTCAGTGCTGTGCTACATCACTGATCACATCGAGAG CTTGAGTTTAAGTGTACTTACAAGGATGCTGAGCACTCATAATTTGCCATGTGTGCTGGTTCAGTTGGTTGAAAACTGTCCCTGGAACAGAG GTAAAAAAGAGAAATACACAGAGGGTAAGTGGAGTCCTGTCCTGCCTGAGGACCACTTAAAGTTGAGCAAACACGATGGCCAGGTGTGGATTGCTTTGCTTAACCTAATACTCAAACCAGACTGCCAGAAGAAATATGATTTTAATACCTTTAACAAAAATCAACTCTTGAAG CTTCGTGGACATTTGACAGATGCTGTGATAGATCAGTTACCAAACCTAGTTGATCTGAAGAACTTTCTCAGTCAGCTTGCTCTCACAGATCCAGCACCTCCTAAAAAAGATCTAATCTTGGAGCAG ttgCCAGAGATATGGAATAATATTGTAATGGAGAACTCCAACAAGTGGAAAGCCATTGCTAAACACCAAGTGACACACGTTTTCAACCCCTCTGAAAATGACTTACGAGAACAAGCTAGCAG GTTGGCTGAAACATATAATCTGGATGTGATGGAGAATCTAATCCCAGACAAACCCAAGTGCGGAGCTTGTGGAAGACAGGGTGCAAAACGTTGCTCTCGATGTCAGGGAGAGTGGTATTGCAATAG AGAATGCCAGGTGAAACACTGGCCCAAGCACAAGCCTATGTGCCAACTTATGACAGACGCTATGCAAAAACTGCAGAAGGACTTGGTAATCAAAAGCTGA